A window of the Drosophila innubila isolate TH190305 unplaced genomic scaffold, UK_Dinn_1.0 113_U_U, whole genome shotgun sequence genome harbors these coding sequences:
- the LOC117793187 gene encoding uncharacterized protein LOC117793187, protein MGSIDPYMYQRGIFRYSNDGVQGGLLIKNMEIFGISGLKVNSVQSNFTNSDFIIKLGVELPKLKAGGQFKADVKFGGLRLVPKGPFNITIGE, encoded by the coding sequence ATGGGCTCAATTGATCCATACATGTATCAGCGCGGCATCTTTCGGTATTCTAACGATGGAGTCCAGGGTGGTCTACTAAtcaaaaatatggaaattttTGGCATCAGTGGGTTAAAGGTCAACAGTGTCCAATCCAATTTCACGAACAGCGACTTTATCATCAAATTGGGCGTGGAGTTGCCCAAACTTAAGGCTGGCGGACAATTCAAGGCGGACGTTAAGTTTGGCGGCTTGCGTCTGGTGCCCAAGGGACCCTTCAACATAACTATTGGTGAGTAG